The uncultured Roseibium sp. genome contains a region encoding:
- the xdhB gene encoding xanthine dehydrogenase molybdopterin binding subunit, producing the protein MTAPLDPNMAEAGLRHVRKALPHDSGEKHVSGKAIYIDDIVEPIGTLHVVPGWARKAVRGKLVKLDLDKVRQAPGVVAVLTAEDIPGTNDCSSAFGDDPVLAQNEILFYGQVAFAVVAETRDAARHAALLAEIDVEPITPIITPEDALAADITVLPDYQFRRGSPETGMTAAEKTLSGVMHIGGQEHFYLEGQVAMALPQEDGGMFVHSSTQHPTEIQHTVAKVLGVPDAAVTAEVRRMGGGFGGKESQANQWAALAALAAAKTGRACKMRLDRDDDMIMTGKRHDFRVEWQIGHNGEGKIRAVDLNFLARCGYSADLSLGVNDRTMFHADSSYFYPDAVIRSRRLRTDTCSNTAFRGFGGPQGMLAAERMVDAIAITLGKDPLDIRKLNFYDGERNLTPYGMPVEEYQVMHDLIAELEESSGYWSRREKVKAFNAENAILKKGLALTPVKFGISFTLKHLNQAGALVHLYTDGSVHLNHGGTEMGQGLYQKVAQVVAEEFGVSMDKVVITATNTSKVPNTAPTAASSGTDLNAMAAKKAAGEIKQRLIAFLTDQHQCSADVIYFGDNKVLVGDKSFSLAEVAKQAHVARIQLSHAGFYATPMITWERESASGRPFFYFAYGGACAEVTIDTMTGEMTVDRVDLLHDVGHSLNPAIDIGQIEGGFVQGMGWLTTEELVWDEAGRLRTHAPSTYKIPTASDVPEDFRVKLYESKGNPQDSIYRSKAVGEPPVMLANSVFCAINDAIASLNPGIIPDLDAPATPEAIMKAVRSMRGRQAAE; encoded by the coding sequence ATGACCGCGCCGCTTGATCCGAATATGGCCGAAGCCGGCTTGCGCCATGTGCGAAAGGCGTTGCCCCACGACAGCGGGGAAAAGCACGTCTCCGGCAAAGCGATCTATATCGACGATATCGTGGAGCCGATCGGTACCCTGCATGTTGTTCCGGGTTGGGCCCGCAAGGCCGTTCGGGGCAAACTGGTCAAGCTGGATCTGGACAAGGTCCGTCAGGCGCCCGGCGTGGTCGCCGTGCTGACGGCGGAAGATATTCCGGGCACGAACGATTGTTCTTCCGCCTTTGGAGACGACCCCGTTCTGGCGCAGAACGAGATCCTGTTCTATGGACAGGTGGCCTTTGCGGTTGTCGCCGAAACCCGCGATGCGGCGCGCCATGCGGCCTTGCTGGCCGAAATCGACGTCGAGCCGATTACGCCGATCATTACACCGGAAGACGCTCTCGCGGCCGACATCACGGTCCTTCCGGACTATCAGTTCCGCCGAGGCTCGCCGGAAACGGGCATGACCGCCGCCGAAAAGACCCTGTCCGGAGTGATGCATATCGGTGGCCAGGAGCATTTCTACCTGGAAGGTCAGGTCGCAATGGCGCTCCCCCAGGAAGATGGCGGCATGTTCGTCCATTCCTCCACCCAGCACCCCACGGAAATTCAGCATACGGTTGCCAAGGTTCTCGGCGTGCCGGATGCGGCGGTCACCGCGGAAGTGCGGCGCATGGGCGGCGGATTTGGCGGCAAGGAATCCCAGGCCAACCAATGGGCGGCCCTGGCGGCTCTCGCGGCCGCCAAAACCGGGCGGGCGTGCAAGATGCGCCTCGACCGCGACGACGACATGATCATGACCGGCAAGCGCCATGATTTCCGCGTCGAGTGGCAAATCGGGCATAACGGCGAGGGCAAGATCCGCGCCGTGGATCTGAACTTCCTGGCCCGGTGCGGTTATTCGGCGGATCTGTCCCTCGGCGTCAATGACCGCACCATGTTCCACGCCGACTCCAGCTATTTCTATCCCGATGCGGTGATCCGAAGCCGGCGTCTTCGTACCGATACCTGCTCCAATACTGCCTTCCGGGGCTTCGGCGGCCCGCAAGGCATGCTGGCCGCGGAACGCATGGTCGATGCGATCGCGATTACGCTGGGCAAGGATCCCCTCGATATCCGCAAGCTCAATTTTTATGACGGCGAGCGTAACCTGACGCCATACGGCATGCCGGTGGAGGAATATCAGGTCATGCATGACCTGATCGCCGAACTTGAGGAAAGCTCGGGCTACTGGTCCCGGCGCGAGAAGGTCAAAGCCTTCAATGCCGAAAATGCGATCCTGAAAAAGGGATTGGCGCTGACGCCGGTGAAGTTCGGTATCTCCTTCACGTTGAAGCATTTGAACCAGGCCGGTGCTCTGGTTCATCTCTATACCGATGGCTCGGTGCATCTCAATCACGGCGGCACGGAGATGGGGCAGGGCCTCTATCAGAAGGTCGCGCAGGTCGTGGCGGAGGAATTCGGTGTCAGCATGGACAAGGTCGTGATTACCGCGACCAACACGTCCAAGGTGCCGAACACCGCACCGACGGCGGCCTCGTCGGGCACGGATTTGAACGCGATGGCGGCGAAGAAGGCCGCTGGTGAAATCAAGCAGCGACTGATTGCGTTCCTGACCGATCAACACCAGTGCTCGGCCGATGTCATTTATTTCGGCGACAACAAGGTGCTGGTCGGTGACAAGTCCTTCTCGCTCGCCGAAGTCGCCAAACAGGCCCATGTCGCGCGGATCCAACTGTCCCATGCCGGGTTCTACGCAACACCGATGATTACCTGGGAACGGGAAAGTGCTTCCGGCCGGCCGTTCTTCTATTTCGCCTATGGCGGGGCCTGCGCCGAAGTAACCATCGACACCATGACCGGCGAAATGACCGTCGACCGCGTGGATCTGTTGCACGACGTCGGCCACTCGCTCAATCCGGCCATCGATATCGGCCAGATCGAGGGCGGCTTCGTTCAGGGCATGGGTTGGCTGACCACCGAGGAACTGGTGTGGGACGAGGCCGGTCGGCTGCGTACCCATGCACCATCCACCTACAAGATCCCGACCGCCTCCGATGTACCTGAGGACTTTCGGGTGAAACTCTATGAATCGAAAGGCAATCCGCAGGACAGCATCTATCGGTCCAAGGCGGTCGGAGAGCCGCCGGTCATGCTGGCGAATTCCGTGTTCTGCGCCATCAACGATGCGATTGCGAGCCTGAATCCGGGCATCATCCCGGACCTGGATGCACCGGCGACGCCCGAAGCCATCATGAAGGCAGTTCGGAGCATGCGGGGAAGGCAGGCCGCGGAATGA
- the xdhA gene encoding xanthine dehydrogenase small subunit, protein MRDTIRFLKGGELIELTDVKPTETLLDYLRLRAGKKGTKEGCGEGDCGACTVAVGRLVEGKLVYQPVNSCIQLLGMIDGAELVTVEDLAEDGRLHPVQRAMADLHGSQCGFCTPGFIMSLFTLYHAEGETRSRKAVTDWLAGNLCRCTGYRPIIDAALESCFDSADDAFAWRGNETREKLRQITGASDIFIGDSESFFASPTSIDGLAALYRQHPDATLVSGATDVGLWITKQLRTLPKVIWLGRIYGLDRIEETPSGLLIGATASYVTCEAAIASLSPDLGELWRRIGSKQVRVSGTVGGNIANGSPIGDTPPALIALGATLELQNADGSRTLPLEDFFIDYGRQDRKEDEFVTGVFVPRPDPNQIFRCYKISKRFDQDISAVMGAFRFTVMDSKITEARIAYGGMAGTPKRAKGAETALIGASLDDPSTWGSGMKALLSDYAPMTDMRASAEYRMETARALLAKALMEASGTEPAQLRVLAAREATDDRAA, encoded by the coding sequence ATGCGCGACACCATCCGGTTTCTGAAAGGCGGCGAGCTGATAGAGCTCACGGATGTAAAGCCGACGGAGACGCTGCTCGACTATCTTCGGCTTCGCGCCGGCAAGAAGGGGACGAAGGAAGGCTGTGGCGAGGGCGATTGCGGCGCCTGTACCGTTGCCGTCGGGCGGCTTGTCGAGGGCAAGCTGGTGTATCAGCCGGTCAACAGCTGCATCCAGCTGCTCGGCATGATCGACGGCGCGGAACTGGTCACGGTCGAGGATCTCGCTGAAGACGGCCGGCTCCACCCCGTTCAACGGGCCATGGCCGATCTGCATGGATCCCAGTGCGGCTTCTGCACGCCGGGCTTCATCATGAGCCTGTTCACGCTCTACCATGCCGAAGGCGAAACCAGGAGCCGCAAGGCGGTAACGGACTGGCTGGCCGGAAACCTCTGCCGTTGCACCGGCTACCGGCCGATCATCGATGCGGCCCTGGAGAGCTGCTTCGACAGCGCCGACGATGCCTTCGCCTGGCGGGGAAATGAAACCCGCGAAAAGCTGCGCCAGATCACCGGTGCCAGCGATATCTTCATCGGCGACAGCGAAAGTTTCTTTGCCTCTCCGACGAGCATCGACGGACTTGCTGCCCTTTATCGACAGCACCCGGATGCAACGCTTGTGTCCGGCGCGACCGATGTCGGCCTGTGGATCACGAAACAACTGCGCACATTGCCGAAGGTGATTTGGCTCGGTCGGATCTATGGATTGGACCGGATCGAGGAAACGCCCTCCGGATTGCTGATCGGTGCGACCGCCAGCTACGTCACCTGCGAAGCGGCAATCGCCTCCCTGTCACCGGATCTCGGCGAGTTGTGGCGCCGCATCGGCTCCAAGCAGGTTCGCGTTTCGGGAACAGTCGGCGGCAATATCGCCAACGGGTCTCCGATCGGCGATACGCCCCCGGCGCTGATCGCGCTGGGAGCGACACTGGAACTGCAAAACGCGGACGGGTCCAGAACGCTGCCGCTGGAAGACTTCTTCATCGACTATGGCCGGCAGGACCGAAAGGAGGATGAATTCGTCACCGGCGTGTTCGTGCCCAGGCCGGATCCAAATCAGATCTTCCGTTGCTACAAGATCTCCAAGCGGTTCGATCAGGATATTTCGGCTGTCATGGGAGCGTTCCGCTTCACGGTGATGGACAGCAAGATCACCGAGGCCCGGATTGCCTATGGCGGCATGGCCGGTACGCCGAAGCGGGCGAAGGGGGCCGAAACGGCCCTGATCGGCGCGTCGCTGGATGATCCTTCGACCTGGGGTTCCGGGATGAAAGCCCTTCTATCCGACTACGCGCCGATGACCGATATGCGCGCGAGCGCAGAATACCGCATGGAAACGGCAAGAGCCCTGTTGGCGAAAGCCCTGATGGAGGCAAGCGGCACGGAACCGGCGCAGTTACGCGTCCTGGCTGCACGGGAGGCTACCGATGACCGCGCCGCTTGA
- the uraH gene encoding hydroxyisourate hydrolase, giving the protein MGRLTTHVLDTALGKPAQGLKIELWSIGTETVHVSTHVTNSDGRVDRPILQGDAFKRGTYELRFHAGDYLKSTGQALPDPLFLDIIPIRFGIAEDDGHYHVPLLLSPFGYSTYRGS; this is encoded by the coding sequence ATGGGGCGTCTGACGACACATGTGCTGGACACGGCACTCGGCAAACCGGCACAAGGCCTGAAGATCGAACTCTGGTCGATCGGAACTGAAACGGTGCATGTCTCCACGCATGTTACCAACTCCGACGGTCGTGTGGACAGGCCGATCCTGCAAGGCGACGCCTTCAAGCGCGGAACCTATGAACTGAGGTTCCATGCCGGCGATTACCTGAAGTCCACCGGTCAGGCGCTTCCCGATCCGCTGTTCCTTGATATCATTCCGATCCGGTTCGGAATTGCAGAAGACGACGGGCACTATCATGTCCCGCTTCTGCTTTCGCCCTTTGGATATTCCACCTACCGGGGGAGCTGA
- a CDS encoding LysR family transcriptional regulator, giving the protein MRYFAVVAQLGSIRAASRELNVASSAVNRQILYLEEALELQLFERVGRRLRLSQAGEILLAHVRRTYSDFDATIAELDALKGLRRGSVSVAVVESVSESLLPDLISSFRRSYPGIHVGVTVTSSQEAARLVEAGEADVGFTFDPPRTSALTIAYQHELAIGALMTPDHPLAGKSNLTLADCLKYPVALPAEGLSLRTRIDAVRRQIPGSSRTYVETNSLRFMRALAREDKVIGFQTRIGSEEDLELGRLVFRPLTDRPLQGDLLCVVTSSLRALALAPGMFFDHAVLSLKDQLPSIAAEKAT; this is encoded by the coding sequence ATGCGTTATTTCGCGGTGGTGGCTCAGCTTGGATCGATCCGGGCGGCTTCGCGTGAACTGAACGTCGCTTCGTCCGCGGTTAACCGGCAGATCCTCTACCTGGAAGAGGCGCTGGAGCTGCAGCTGTTCGAACGTGTCGGGCGCAGGCTCCGCCTGTCCCAGGCAGGCGAAATTCTTCTGGCCCATGTGCGCCGGACCTATTCCGATTTCGATGCCACCATTGCCGAACTGGATGCCTTGAAGGGCTTGCGGCGCGGGTCGGTGTCGGTCGCCGTGGTCGAAAGCGTGTCGGAATCCCTCCTTCCGGATCTGATCAGCAGCTTCCGCCGATCCTATCCGGGTATTCATGTGGGTGTCACTGTGACCAGCTCCCAGGAAGCCGCCCGTCTGGTCGAGGCCGGAGAAGCGGATGTCGGCTTCACCTTCGATCCGCCGCGCACCTCGGCTCTGACGATTGCCTATCAGCATGAACTGGCCATCGGAGCCCTGATGACGCCGGATCACCCGCTGGCCGGCAAGAGCAACCTGACGCTCGCGGACTGTCTGAAATATCCGGTCGCCCTGCCGGCGGAAGGGCTCTCTCTTCGCACCCGAATCGATGCGGTTCGGCGGCAGATACCGGGATCGTCTCGAACCTATGTGGAGACCAATTCCCTGCGGTTCATGCGGGCCTTGGCGCGGGAAGACAAGGTCATCGGCTTTCAGACGCGCATCGGCTCTGAGGAAGATCTGGAGCTTGGCAGGCTGGTGTTCCGTCCGCTGACGGATCGGCCGCTGCAAGGAGATCTTTTGTGTGTGGTGACGTCTTCGCTGAGGGCTTTGGCTCTGGCACCGGGCATGTTTTTTGATCATGCTGTGCTCTCGCTAAAGGATCAACTACCTTCCATTGCTGCCGAAAAGGCAACATAA
- a CDS encoding quinone oxidoreductase — MIMAVRVHETGGPDVLTWEEVEVGEPGAGEVRIRHSAIGLNFIDTYFRSGLYPAPNGLPFIPGNEGAGVVVTVGEGVSHVKPGDRVAYVGPLGSYAQERLVPGDRLVVIPDGVDDKTAAGMMLKGMTAQYLLRRTFNVTSDTTLLFHAAAGGVGLIAGQWAAHLGAIVIGTVGSAEKAELAKAHGYTHIINYREEDFVERVREITGGKGCDVVYDSVGKDTYPGSLDCLKPLGLWASFGQSSGPITDFNMGLLAQKGSLFATRPTLFTYIASRSDLERTAADLFEVVKSGVVKIEVNQEYKLADAAQAHKDLEGRKTTGTTVLIP; from the coding sequence ATGATTATGGCGGTGCGCGTGCATGAAACGGGGGGACCGGACGTTCTGACCTGGGAAGAGGTCGAGGTCGGGGAGCCGGGCGCTGGCGAGGTTCGCATCCGCCATTCCGCGATCGGCCTGAACTTCATCGACACCTATTTTCGTAGCGGTCTTTATCCGGCACCCAACGGCCTGCCGTTTATACCCGGAAACGAAGGCGCCGGTGTCGTTGTTACGGTGGGCGAAGGGGTCAGCCATGTGAAGCCGGGCGATCGGGTCGCCTATGTCGGTCCGCTCGGTTCCTATGCTCAGGAACGCCTGGTGCCGGGCGACCGTCTGGTTGTGATCCCGGACGGGGTGGATGACAAGACCGCGGCCGGCATGATGCTGAAGGGCATGACCGCCCAGTATCTGCTGCGCAGGACCTTCAATGTCACCTCCGATACGACCCTTCTGTTTCACGCCGCCGCAGGCGGTGTCGGCCTGATTGCCGGCCAGTGGGCGGCCCATCTGGGTGCGATTGTGATCGGTACAGTCGGATCCGCCGAAAAGGCGGAGCTGGCGAAGGCGCACGGCTATACGCACATCATCAATTACCGCGAAGAGGACTTCGTCGAACGAGTCAGGGAGATTACCGGCGGCAAGGGCTGCGACGTCGTCTATGACAGCGTGGGCAAGGATACCTATCCCGGATCGCTCGACTGTCTGAAGCCGCTCGGTCTCTGGGCCAGCTTCGGCCAGTCGTCGGGGCCGATCACCGATTTCAATATGGGGCTTCTGGCACAGAAGGGATCGCTGTTTGCAACCCGTCCGACGCTCTTCACCTATATCGCCAGCCGTTCGGACCTGGAAAGGACCGCCGCTGACCTGTTCGAGGTGGTTAAGTCTGGAGTCGTCAAGATCGAGGTCAACCAGGAGTACAAGCTTGCCGATGCCGCGCAGGCGCACAAGGACCTGGAAGGACGTAAGACGACCGGAACGACGGTTCTGATTCCGTAA